One window of Solwaraspora sp. WMMA2056 genomic DNA carries:
- a CDS encoding diacylglycerol kinase family protein, producing the protein MSLGPATTPVTPGAVAVLANPSAGRGRHGGLLPAVRELLTATGRPVCLLSAATAADAVAVCRRAVAAGASALVTVGGDGTVHAALQALATTGVPLGPVPAGTGNDFALATGFPADPTAAAAAIADAIRADRTQGVDLARVGVAGAPDRWYGAVLAAGFDAIVNERANRMRWPSGPRRYDLAILVELARLRPRRYRIVLDGEPHHLDAVLVAVGNCASYGGGMRICPAADPADGLLDVVVAGPVGRATLIRIKPQVYRGTHVGHPLVRSFRARQITIEAAGVVGYADGERLGPLPLTVTAVPDALRLLR; encoded by the coding sequence GTGAGCCTTGGACCTGCCACCACGCCGGTGACACCTGGCGCGGTGGCGGTGCTGGCCAATCCGTCGGCCGGGCGCGGCCGCCACGGCGGTCTGCTCCCGGCCGTACGGGAGCTGCTGACCGCCACCGGGCGGCCGGTGTGCCTGCTGTCGGCGGCGACCGCCGCCGACGCCGTGGCGGTCTGCCGCCGGGCGGTGGCCGCCGGTGCGTCGGCCCTGGTCACCGTCGGCGGCGACGGCACGGTGCACGCCGCGCTGCAGGCCCTGGCCACCACCGGCGTCCCGCTGGGACCGGTGCCCGCCGGCACCGGCAACGACTTCGCCCTGGCCACCGGATTCCCGGCCGATCCGACAGCGGCGGCCGCAGCCATCGCCGACGCGATCCGAGCGGACCGGACCCAGGGGGTCGACCTGGCCCGGGTCGGCGTCGCCGGCGCGCCGGACCGCTGGTACGGCGCGGTGCTGGCCGCCGGCTTCGACGCGATCGTCAACGAACGCGCCAACCGGATGCGCTGGCCGTCGGGGCCACGCCGTTACGACCTGGCCATTCTGGTCGAGCTGGCCAGGCTGCGGCCGCGCCGGTACCGCATCGTCCTCGACGGCGAACCGCACCACCTCGACGCGGTGCTGGTCGCGGTCGGCAACTGCGCCAGCTACGGCGGCGGGATGCGGATCTGCCCGGCGGCGGATCCTGCCGACGGGCTGCTCGACGTGGTGGTCGCCGGTCCGGTCGGGCGGGCCACCCTGATCCGGATCAAGCCCCAGGTCTACCGGGGCACCCACGTCGGGCATCCGCTGGTCCGCAGCTTCCGGGCCAGGCAGATCACCATCGAAGCGGCCGGGGTGGTCGGGTACGCCGACGGGGAACGGCTCGGGCCGCTGCCGTTGACCGTCACCGCCGTACCGGACGCGCTCCGGCTCCTGCGCTGA
- a CDS encoding methyltransferase domain-containing protein: MDLPRIFTIRESGHRIHNPLTAAKLATLGDALRLTPGTRVLDLASGSGEMLCTWARDHGITGTGVDISTVFTAQARARAVELGVTDRVEFVHGDAAGHVADHPVDLAACVGATWIGGGVAGTAELLGRSLRPAGLMLIGEPYWRRTPPDEQTATDCHAGAIADFRPLPELLEQFQELGYDVVEMMLADQDSWDRYAAAQWLTMRRWLDRNPDDDLADDVRQELATEPARYVRATREYLGWGVFALMRR, translated from the coding sequence ATGGACCTGCCCCGCATCTTCACCATCCGCGAGAGCGGCCACCGGATCCACAACCCGCTGACGGCGGCCAAGTTGGCAACGCTGGGCGACGCGCTCCGCCTCACCCCCGGGACCCGGGTGCTCGACCTGGCCAGCGGCTCAGGCGAGATGTTGTGCACCTGGGCGCGCGATCACGGCATCACCGGCACCGGGGTGGACATCAGCACGGTCTTCACCGCACAGGCCCGCGCCCGGGCCGTCGAACTCGGCGTCACCGACCGGGTCGAGTTCGTGCACGGCGACGCCGCCGGCCACGTCGCGGACCACCCGGTCGATCTGGCCGCCTGCGTCGGCGCCACCTGGATCGGCGGCGGCGTCGCCGGAACGGCCGAGCTGCTCGGCCGCAGCCTGCGCCCGGCAGGCCTGATGCTGATCGGCGAGCCGTACTGGCGACGCACCCCGCCGGACGAGCAGACCGCGACGGACTGCCACGCAGGTGCCATCGCCGATTTCCGGCCACTGCCGGAGCTGCTCGAACAGTTCCAGGAACTCGGCTACGACGTCGTCGAGATGATGCTCGCCGACCAGGACAGCTGGGACCGGTACGCCGCCGCCCAGTGGCTCACCATGCGCCGCTGGCTCGACCGCAACCCGGACGACGACCTGGCCGACGACGTACGGCAGGAACTCGCCACCGAACCTGCCCGCTACGTGCGCGCCACCCGGGAGTACCTCGGCTGGGGTGTCTTCGCCCTGATGCGACGCTGA
- the tatA gene encoding Sec-independent protein translocase subunit TatA codes for MHILKPWHIAVLVVVLILLFGAKRLPDAARSLGRSLRIIKAETKSLAEDDKDLAEKAEAQHGRAPYQAEPIIEPTSVHQPGYQPPAAPMAEQPQRVRDAN; via the coding sequence ATGCACATCCTGAAGCCGTGGCACATCGCCGTCCTCGTGGTCGTGCTGATCCTGCTCTTCGGCGCCAAGCGGCTGCCGGACGCGGCGCGGTCGCTTGGTCGATCCCTGCGGATCATCAAGGCCGAGACCAAGAGCCTCGCCGAGGACGACAAGGACCTCGCGGAGAAGGCCGAAGCCCAGCACGGCCGCGCGCCGTACCAGGCCGAGCCGATCATCGAGCCGACCAGCGTGCACCAGCCCGGCTACCAGCCACCTGCGGCACCGATGGCCGAGCAGCCACAGCGCGTCCGCGACGCCAACTGA
- a CDS encoding WYL domain-containing protein: protein MSRNRTERLVNLVICLLSTRRFLTAAQIAATVPGYEHDPTDSRDHEAFQRKFERDKAELRDLGVPLETGTASVFDSEPGYRIARREYALPEIPLAPEEAAAVGIAARLWQHAGLAAAASSGLAKLRAAGIDVDPQATLGVEPVVTVDPAFAALTAAARDRRPVGFDYRVPSGDTPTRRRLQPWGVVCWRGRWYVVGHDEDRAATRCFRLSRVVGPVRPTGAPGSFTPPTDIDLISHVARWSGPVERTGVATVLARPGRAAGLRRTAQTCVTGPDGDRLTLRYGEPEALAGHLAGYGADVRVLDPPEVRDLVVQRLKEIVAAHEPAGAEVPR, encoded by the coding sequence GTGTCCCGCAACCGGACCGAACGCCTGGTCAATTTGGTGATCTGCCTGCTGTCGACCCGACGGTTCCTGACCGCCGCGCAGATCGCCGCGACCGTGCCCGGCTATGAACACGATCCCACCGACTCCCGCGACCACGAGGCGTTCCAGCGCAAGTTCGAACGCGACAAGGCGGAGCTGCGCGATCTCGGCGTACCGCTGGAGACCGGCACCGCCAGCGTCTTCGACAGCGAACCGGGCTACCGGATCGCCCGCCGCGAGTACGCCCTGCCGGAGATTCCGCTGGCCCCGGAGGAGGCGGCCGCTGTCGGTATCGCCGCCCGGCTGTGGCAGCACGCCGGACTGGCCGCCGCCGCGTCGTCCGGGCTGGCCAAGTTGCGCGCCGCCGGCATCGACGTCGACCCGCAGGCCACCCTCGGGGTGGAGCCGGTGGTCACCGTCGATCCGGCGTTCGCCGCCCTGACGGCGGCGGCCCGCGACCGCCGGCCGGTCGGCTTCGACTACCGGGTGCCCAGCGGTGACACCCCGACCCGCCGCCGGCTGCAGCCCTGGGGCGTGGTCTGCTGGCGGGGCCGCTGGTACGTGGTCGGCCACGACGAGGACCGCGCGGCGACCCGCTGCTTCCGGTTGTCCCGGGTGGTCGGCCCGGTCCGCCCGACCGGCGCTCCCGGCAGCTTCACCCCGCCCACCGACATCGACCTGATCAGCCACGTCGCCCGGTGGTCCGGCCCGGTGGAGCGCACCGGCGTGGCCACGGTGCTGGCCCGGCCCGGTCGGGCCGCCGGCCTGCGCCGCACCGCGCAGACCTGCGTCACCGGGCCCGACGGCGACCGGCTCACCCTGCGCTACGGCGAACCGGAGGCGCTCGCCGGACACCTCGCCGGGTACGGTGCCGACGTGCGGGTCCTCGATCCACCGGAGGTACGCGACCTGGTGGTCCAACGACTCAAGGAGATCGTCGCGGCGCACGAGCCGGCCGGGGCGGAGGTGCCGAGGTGA
- a CDS encoding WYL domain-containing protein, giving the protein MTKPTGSRASADRLARLLNLVPYLLARPGVEIAQAAADLGTTDRQLREDLELLWVCGLPGYGPGDLIDMAFDGDRVTITYDAGIDRPLRLTPDEALALVVALRMLAETPGLAGRDAVERALAKIEDAAGELAGAPVAVRLVGDPERLDRLRTAAQSGRAVRITYYTATRDETTERTVDPIRVLMIGGRGYLEAWCRRADAVRLFRADRIDALVELDEPAAVPPQAGRGEPRETAFQPTADLPVVTLRVGRGGRWITEYYPCDRVEVEPTGDWLVTLRVTDLAWARRFVLSLGAEVTVTAPAELVAQVHAAAAQALAAYSAPAPAADPVPGQETSAAAPVGTG; this is encoded by the coding sequence GTGACGAAACCGACCGGATCCCGGGCGTCGGCCGACCGGCTGGCCCGGCTGCTGAACCTGGTGCCGTACCTGCTCGCCCGACCCGGCGTGGAGATCGCCCAGGCGGCGGCGGACCTGGGCACCACGGACCGGCAGTTGCGGGAGGACCTCGAGCTGCTCTGGGTGTGCGGGCTGCCCGGCTACGGGCCCGGCGACCTGATCGACATGGCGTTCGACGGTGACCGGGTGACCATCACCTACGACGCCGGCATCGACCGGCCGCTGCGACTCACCCCCGACGAGGCGTTGGCGCTGGTGGTGGCGCTGCGGATGCTGGCCGAGACGCCGGGCCTGGCCGGTCGCGACGCCGTCGAACGGGCGTTGGCCAAGATCGAGGACGCGGCGGGGGAGCTGGCCGGAGCCCCGGTGGCGGTACGGCTGGTCGGCGACCCGGAGCGGCTGGACCGGCTGCGGACGGCGGCCCAGAGCGGCCGGGCGGTCCGGATCACCTACTACACGGCGACCCGCGACGAGACCACCGAACGCACCGTCGACCCGATCCGGGTGCTGATGATCGGTGGGCGCGGCTACCTGGAGGCGTGGTGCCGGCGCGCCGACGCGGTGCGGCTGTTCCGCGCCGACCGCATCGACGCACTCGTCGAGCTCGACGAGCCGGCCGCCGTACCGCCGCAGGCCGGCCGGGGCGAGCCGCGCGAGACCGCGTTCCAGCCCACGGCGGACCTGCCGGTGGTCACCCTGCGGGTGGGTCGCGGCGGGCGCTGGATCACCGAGTACTACCCGTGTGACCGGGTGGAGGTCGAGCCCACCGGCGACTGGCTGGTCACCCTGCGGGTGACCGACCTGGCCTGGGCCCGGCGGTTCGTGCTCTCCCTCGGCGCGGAAGTGACGGTCACCGCGCCGGCCGAGCTGGTCGCCCAGGTGCATGCGGCGGCGGCGCAGGCGCTGGCGGCGTACTCGGCCCCGGCGCCGGCGGCCGACCCGGTGCCGGGCCAGGAGACGTCGGCTGCGGCCCCGGTCGGTACCGGCTAG
- the tatC gene encoding twin-arginine translocase subunit TatC, whose protein sequence is MGFALRRRGPSNFDRASDGSMTLIEHFRELRSRLFRASIAIVVGIALGFWLAEPVRGLLQQPYCNLPTSIGPDGQCKFVQLGPADVFLLNLKVALWVGLIVAAPFWLYQLWAFIAPGLHRNERRYAYIFTAIAAPLFAAGAVLAFFVVEKGLEFLMNFAGDDINTTLEVTRYITFVTNLILLFGVAFEFPLVVLMLNFVGIASAKRLLSWWRVAVFVFFLFSALVTPTPDPFGMTALAACLSALYFVAVGVAFINDKRRGRGKEVYAGLDDDEASPLDDDPQPVPVADRTETVAPIVPAQPVPKPLPIERRYDDMT, encoded by the coding sequence GTGGGCTTCGCCCTGCGCCGGCGCGGTCCGAGCAATTTCGACCGCGCCTCCGACGGCTCGATGACCCTGATCGAGCACTTTCGCGAGCTGCGTTCCAGGCTGTTCCGCGCTTCGATTGCCATCGTGGTTGGTATCGCGCTCGGATTTTGGTTGGCAGAGCCGGTACGTGGATTGTTGCAGCAGCCGTACTGCAACCTGCCCACCTCGATCGGGCCCGACGGACAGTGTAAGTTCGTCCAGCTGGGGCCGGCAGACGTCTTTCTGCTGAACCTCAAGGTAGCCCTTTGGGTTGGCCTTATCGTGGCGGCGCCGTTCTGGCTGTACCAGCTCTGGGCATTCATCGCTCCCGGGCTACATCGCAATGAGCGGCGGTATGCCTACATCTTTACCGCTATTGCGGCTCCCCTGTTTGCGGCCGGTGCGGTTCTTGCGTTCTTCGTGGTCGAAAAGGGCCTCGAGTTCCTGATGAACTTCGCCGGAGATGATATTAATACAACCCTCGAGGTGACGAGGTATATAACATTTGTCACGAACCTGATCTTGCTTTTTGGTGTGGCATTTGAGTTTCCGCTCGTTGTCCTGATGCTCAACTTTGTGGGGATTGCGAGTGCCAAGCGTCTCCTGAGTTGGTGGCGGGTCGCCGTATTCGTCTTCTTCCTGTTCTCTGCCCTGGTCACCCCTACACCCGACCCGTTCGGGATGACCGCGTTGGCAGCGTGTCTTTCCGCCCTGTACTTCGTCGCGGTCGGGGTGGCGTTCATCAACGACAAGCGTCGTGGCCGGGGCAAGGAGGTGTACGCCGGACTCGACGACGACGAGGCGTCGCCGCTGGACGACGATCCGCAGCCGGTGCCGGTCGCCGACCGCACCGAGACCGTCGCGCCGATCGTGCCGGCCCAGCCGGTGCCGAAACCGCTGCCGATCGAGCGTCGCTACGACGACATGACGTGA
- a CDS encoding HAD family hydrolase, with amino-acid sequence MHEPAVGVPGRPPSRPVEAVLFDFHGTLAQVEDAVRWVTQGAASCGVDLDRGRATVLADRLLTAGRAGGPLPARVPPQLAEVWAERDLYPHAHRAAYTGLAATVDSGVDGLAEALYERLLVADGWLPYADTAATLRALHAAGVPVAVVSNIGFDIRPHFAAWGLADLIDAWALSYEVGRCKPDPAIFHRACGMLRADPERTLMVGDTPADAGAVRAGCAALVLPAAEAGRANGLAAVLDLATGGPAG; translated from the coding sequence GTGCACGAACCGGCGGTGGGTGTCCCCGGACGGCCACCCAGCCGGCCGGTGGAGGCGGTGCTGTTCGACTTCCACGGCACCCTCGCCCAGGTCGAGGACGCCGTACGGTGGGTCACCCAGGGGGCCGCCAGCTGCGGCGTCGACCTCGACCGGGGGCGGGCCACCGTACTCGCCGACCGGCTGCTGACCGCCGGCCGCGCCGGCGGGCCGCTGCCGGCCCGGGTCCCACCGCAACTGGCCGAGGTCTGGGCCGAGCGGGACCTGTACCCGCACGCGCACCGGGCCGCCTACACCGGGCTGGCCGCCACCGTCGACAGCGGCGTCGACGGACTCGCCGAGGCGCTCTACGAGCGGTTGCTCGTCGCCGACGGCTGGCTGCCGTACGCCGACACCGCCGCCACCCTGCGGGCGCTGCACGCCGCCGGGGTACCGGTGGCCGTGGTGAGCAACATCGGCTTCGACATCCGGCCCCATTTCGCCGCCTGGGGACTCGCCGACCTCATCGACGCCTGGGCGCTCTCCTACGAGGTCGGCCGCTGCAAACCCGACCCGGCGATCTTCCACCGCGCCTGCGGGATGCTGCGGGCCGACCCGGAACGCACGCTGATGGTCGGTGACACCCCGGCCGACGCCGGAGCCGTCCGGGCCGGCTGCGCCGCGCTGGTGCTGCCGGCCGCCGAGGCCGGACGCGCCAACGGGCTAGCCGCGGTGCTGGACCTGGCCACCGGCGGACCGGCCGGCTGA